Part of the Bacillus cabrialesii genome is shown below.
GGTATTCAATGGAGCGGACAGAAAATCTGAAAAAAGGAGAAAAAGGGGCGCTCCTCAATATTTTGGCATATGTCATCCTTGCTGTTGTGAAGCTTGTCATTGGGATTCTATATCATTCCGAAGCGTTAAGAGCAGACGGGTTAAATAATGGAACAGATATTGTAGCATCAGTAGCGGTGCTGATTGGACTGCGGATTTCCCAAAGGCCGGCTGACAGCGATCATCCATATGGCCATTATCGGGCTGAAACAATTTCGTCTCTTGTTGCGTCTTTTATTATGATGGTTGTCGGCATTGAAGTGTTAATCGGCGGAGGAAGAGCGATAGCGGGCGGAACAACGGAAACGCCAAGTCTTATCGCCGCATGGACGGCGTTAGGCAGTGCTGTGTTTATGTATGGCATCTATTTATATAACAAAAGGCTGGCGGCATCCATTAAAAGCTCTGCTCTGATGGCAGCGGCAAAGGACAGCAGGTCAGACGCTTTTGTAAGTGCCGGGGCGTTTATCGGTGTGATGTCATCCCAGCTGCAGCTGCCGTGGATCGATCCGGTAACGGCTTTTATCATCGGCATTATCATTTGCAAAACGGCGTGGGACATCTTTAAAGACGCTTCACATTCTTTAACAGACGGCTTTCATTTAAAAGATCTTGAGCCTTACAAACAGACCGTCGGCAGGATCGAAAATGTGCATCGGTTAAAGGATGTGAAAGCGAGGTATTTAGGCAGCACGGTTCATATCGAGATGGTCATTACGGTTGACCCAAAGCTTACAGTGGAAGAAGGTCATGGAGTGGCGGATGAAGTAGAGGACAAAATAAAACATGAACACGATGTCACTCATGTTCATGTTCATGTAGAGCCCGACGACATAAAATAAGGCTGTTAAACGAATTAGCTTATATGTTCAGATAAAAATTCAGTCACTTCTTCAGGCGTTTTGGCATTGGCGCTGTGAAGGTGAGCTGTTTTTTCACCGTTTTTGAAGATAAGCAAGCTAGGAATACCCATTACCTGGTATTTTTCAGCCAGTTCAGGAAGCTCGTCCTTATTGAGCTCATACCAATCGTTTTGATTGTACTCTTCCAGGATATCGCCGATGAACATATTCATGCGTGTGCAATCTGGGCACCAATCAGCATAAAACTTTACGATAATCTCTTTATCAGATTGAATCAGTTCATTAAATTGTTCGTTTGTCGTGATTTTTTTCATATGTCACATCTCCTTTTCAATGCCATTTTAATATAAAATAAAAAGGAATTACATACAAATGCACTCAACATCAGCATGCCCAAAAATAATTAGATCATTTTCTCGTGAAAGTGATAAGATAGTAAAGATGAATTTGTAGTGGGGGGAGTATCCATTGAAAACAAGTCTAGGATTAGTGTACGGAGGAAAGTCGGCAGAACATAATGTTTCCCTGCAGACAGCTCTGGCTGTAATCAAAGCGCTAAATACTGAGAAGTTTGATATACATCCGATTTATATAACTGAAAAAGGCGAATGGGTAAGAGGCGCCCGTTTAACTGAGCCTGTTTCAAACGTGAAAATGCTTCAATTTGAGCAAGGAGGCAGTGCTTTTTCTCCGGCTGCCCTGAATCAGGAGATGTTTCCGCAGGAAGCGTCACAGCAAAATGAAGCCATCGACGTCGTATTCCCGCTCCTCCACGGACCGAACGGAGAAGACGGAACGATCCAAGGAATGCTCGAACTGTTGAATATTCCTTATGTCGGTAACGGTGTGCTTGCTTCCTCAGCCGGCATGGATAAAGTCGTCATGAAACATTTATTCGCGCAAGCCGGCCTTGCTCAGGCTAAATACGCTGCTTTCCTTAAGAAAGACTGGACCCGTTCTCCGGAAGAAAGCTGTGAGCAGGTCGAACAGGAATTAGGCTACCCTTGCTTCGTCAAACCGGCGAACCTTGGCTCAAGTGTCGGAATCAGCAAATGCCGAGACCGTGAAGAACTGCAAAAAGCTTTTGAGCTTGCGTTCCAATATGACCGCAAAGTCGTCGTTGAAGAAGGAATTAACGGCCGCGAAATCGAAATCGGCGTTCTTGGAAATGACGATCCTAAATGCTCTGTTGTGGGAGAAATCGCGCCGAAGACTGATTTCTACGATTACAAAGCGAAATACGAGGATGGAGACACTGATCTGATGATTCCGGCGAATGTAACCGATGAGGAATACGCGAAAATCAGTGATATGGCGATTAAGTCGTTTAAAGCGATCGATGGGTCAGGACTTGTCAGAGCGGACTTTTTCCTGACTGCTGACGGCGAAGTTCTGATCAATGAAGTCAACACAATGCCCGGCTTTACACCATTCAGCATGTTCCCGTCGCTCTGGAAAGAGGCTGGAGTGGAATACGCTGACCTGATTGAACAGCTTGTGGAGCTTGCAAAAGAACGCCACGCTGAAAAACAATTGATCAAGCATACATTCTAATCATAAAGATGGACACTGCCGGTGAAAGGGCAGTGTCTTTTCCCGTATAAACAAAAGAAAGAGAGGGACCTCACTTGATTAAGCGAACAGTAAAGAACATTGCCGAGATGGTCAAAGGCACACTGACAAATCCGCAATATGAACAAACAGTCATTCATGGAGTGGCAACCGATACAAGAAAACTGGAACAGCATCAGCTTTTTATCCCGCTGAAAGGGGAACATTTTAACGGCCATACTTTTGTGCCGCAGGCTTTTGAAGCCGGTGTAGCGGCCGTTCTTTGGGATCGGTCAGAACCAAATGCGCCTGAAAACCAAGCCGTCATCTTAGTGGATGACACCCTTTCCGCTCTTCAGCAGCTTGCAAAAGCTTATTTGCAGGAGCTGGGCACCCGTGTCATCGGGGTAACCGGAAGCAACGGCAAAACGACAACGAAAGATATGATTCACGCCGTTCTGGGAACTCAGTATCGTGTCCACAAAACAGGAGGAAACTTCAATAATCACATCGGTCTGCCGCTGACGGTTTTAGCCATGCCTGAAGATACGGAGATCGCTGTATTGGAGATGGGCATGAGCGCCAAAGGAGAAATTGACCTCTTGAGCCGTCTGGCAAACCCTGATGCGGCAGTGATTACGAATATCGGCGAATCCCACATGCAAGACCTTGGCTCTAGAGAGGGCATCGCGGAGGCGAAACTTGAAATCATTAACGGGCTTAAAGAAGACGGAGTGCTGATTTATATCGGTGACGAACCGCTTCTTCAAAAAGCATACAGCTGCCAAACGAAAACATACGGAACGGGAGAACAAAATGATTATCAGCTTCAGGATGTCAGCCAGAGTGAAGCGGGAACCCATTTTACAATCAAAGGGATAGAAAACTCGTTTTTTATTCCGATTCTAGGCAAGCACAATGTCATGAACGCAATGGCTGCGATTGCCGCGGGAGCTTATTTCGGCATCACGCCTGAGGATGCGGCGAAAGGGCTAAGCGGACTAAAGGTAACCGGCATGAGACTTGAACTCATCAAAACAGACAGCGGCATTTCAATTATTAATGACGCTTATAATGCCAGTCCGACTTCCATGAAGGCTGCCATTCAATTGACAGAAAGCCTTGAAGGCTACGGAAAAAAAATGCTCGTGCTCGGCGATATGCTTGAACTCGGCGATCTTGAAGAAACGTTCCATAAAGAGTGCGGCGCTGTGATCAGCCCTGAGAAAATCGACCGCGTCTTTACGTACGGAAAACTGGGAGCTTTTATCGCGGAAGGCGCACTGCAACACTTTGAGAGAGACCGCGTCAGCCATTACGATGAGAAAAAAGATCTGCTCCAAGCTTTGAAGGAAAACGCGTCAAAAGGAGATTTGATTTTATTCAAAGCGTCCAGAGGTATGAAGCTTGAAGAAATCGTTAAAGATTTAATAGAGAGCCCGCTTTCATAAGAAAAAATCTTTCAGGAAAAACGCATATTGCATCATAAAATAACATGATGTGCAAACACTAATGCATGCCGGCCGGAAATTATGTGTGTCTGGCCGGCTGCGGCTATGATACAATAAATACAGGTTATTTCGCGATACGAAAATATTTGTCCATACATTCCTCCGCTGGCCCGAAGTTCTCCGCCGGACACTTGGGAGCGGATGAATCAGCAAGCCGGCATATTCGAGAAGCCGATCTGCTTCTCATCTTATTGAAAAACAACTAGTGTAATGGTAAGATAAAACTTAAAGTAATTCGGGCTTTGTATACGGATGGATCCTGTCTTTTTTGTCTAAAGGGCAGTTTTATAAGTGGTAAATCACGACATTACTGAAACAGCAATTAGAAGGAGTTTGAATAATTTGACTATAACGTTTCAAGATTTTAATTTAAGTTCTGATCTCATGAAAGCAATTAATCGTATGGGATTTGAAGAAGCAACACCGATTCAGGCACAAACGATACCGCTCGGACTTTCAAATAAAGACGTCATTGGACAAGCGCAAACAGGTACAGGTAAAACAGCTGCGTTTGGTATACCCCTTGTTGAAAAAATTAACCCCGAGTCTCCTAATATTCAAGCAATCGTAATCGCGCCAACCCGTGAATTAGCCATTCAAGTATCTGAAGAATTATATAAAATCGGACAAGATAAGCGTGCGAAGGTTCTTCCTATTTACGGCGGACAGGATATTGGACGGCAAATCCGGGCGTTAAAGAAAAATCCGCATATCATTGTCGGAACACCTGGTCGTCTTCTTGACCACATCAACCGCCGCACTATTCGTTTAAACAATGTAAACACGGTTGTAATGGATGAAGCGGATGAAATGCTGAACATGGGATTCATTGACGATATTGAATCTATTCTTTCAAACGTGCCGAGCGAGCATCAGACACTTCTGTTCTCTGCGACAATGCCTGCGCCGATCAAACGCATTGCAGAGCGCTTCATGACTGAGCCGGAACACGTAAAAGTAAAAGCGAAAGAAATGACGGTTTCTAACATTCAGCAGTTCTATTTAGAAGTGCAAGAGCGCAAAAAATTCGATACACT
Proteins encoded:
- a CDS encoding thioredoxin family protein — its product is MKKITTNEQFNELIQSDKEIIVKFYADWCPDCTRMNMFIGDILEEYNQNDWYELNKDELPELAEKYQVMGIPSLLIFKNGEKTAHLHSANAKTPEEVTEFLSEHIS
- a CDS encoding D-alanine--D-alanine ligase; amino-acid sequence: MKTSLGLVYGGKSAEHNVSLQTALAVIKALNTEKFDIHPIYITEKGEWVRGARLTEPVSNVKMLQFEQGGSAFSPAALNQEMFPQEASQQNEAIDVVFPLLHGPNGEDGTIQGMLELLNIPYVGNGVLASSAGMDKVVMKHLFAQAGLAQAKYAAFLKKDWTRSPEESCEQVEQELGYPCFVKPANLGSSVGISKCRDREELQKAFELAFQYDRKVVVEEGINGREIEIGVLGNDDPKCSVVGEIAPKTDFYDYKAKYEDGDTDLMIPANVTDEEYAKISDMAIKSFKAIDGSGLVRADFFLTADGEVLINEVNTMPGFTPFSMFPSLWKEAGVEYADLIEQLVELAKERHAEKQLIKHTF
- a CDS encoding cation diffusion facilitator family transporter; the protein is MERTENLKKGEKGALLNILAYVILAVVKLVIGILYHSEALRADGLNNGTDIVASVAVLIGLRISQRPADSDHPYGHYRAETISSLVASFIMMVVGIEVLIGGGRAIAGGTTETPSLIAAWTALGSAVFMYGIYLYNKRLAASIKSSALMAAAKDSRSDAFVSAGAFIGVMSSQLQLPWIDPVTAFIIGIIICKTAWDIFKDASHSLTDGFHLKDLEPYKQTVGRIENVHRLKDVKARYLGSTVHIEMVITVDPKLTVEEGHGVADEVEDKIKHEHDVTHVHVHVEPDDIK
- a CDS encoding UDP-N-acetylmuramoyl-tripeptide--D-alanyl-D-alanine ligase, with product MIKRTVKNIAEMVKGTLTNPQYEQTVIHGVATDTRKLEQHQLFIPLKGEHFNGHTFVPQAFEAGVAAVLWDRSEPNAPENQAVILVDDTLSALQQLAKAYLQELGTRVIGVTGSNGKTTTKDMIHAVLGTQYRVHKTGGNFNNHIGLPLTVLAMPEDTEIAVLEMGMSAKGEIDLLSRLANPDAAVITNIGESHMQDLGSREGIAEAKLEIINGLKEDGVLIYIGDEPLLQKAYSCQTKTYGTGEQNDYQLQDVSQSEAGTHFTIKGIENSFFIPILGKHNVMNAMAAIAAGAYFGITPEDAAKGLSGLKVTGMRLELIKTDSGISIINDAYNASPTSMKAAIQLTESLEGYGKKMLVLGDMLELGDLEETFHKECGAVISPEKIDRVFTYGKLGAFIAEGALQHFERDRVSHYDEKKDLLQALKENASKGDLILFKASRGMKLEEIVKDLIESPLS